In one Rutidosis leptorrhynchoides isolate AG116_Rl617_1_P2 chromosome 8, CSIRO_AGI_Rlap_v1, whole genome shotgun sequence genomic region, the following are encoded:
- the LOC139863298 gene encoding protein ALP1-like encodes MDFLALSIDLLFDSTSSEEEEEIQPRTRFQRQPRRFLNRDREAAGQLLWNDYFCENPTFLDDIFKRRFRMRKVLFLRIKDGILQHFYTPNAPDHFTFFQQRPDALGRLGFSTIQKITCALRQLSYGMTADIFDEYIKMAEKTGYVTLNNFCKCIIDLYGREYLRKPNATDIARLYSAHEEKHGFKGMLGSIDCIHWAWKNCPVAWKGQYTRGDHGHPTIMLEAVASYDMWIWHAFFGMAGSNNDINVLNHSPLFDSLRKDRAAPSPFEVNGNQYPFGYYLADGIYPDWTTLIKGYTTPIEEPRKKFTRFQASARKDVERTFGVLQGRFAILKTPARVMSVNKMRRIMYSCIVMYNMIQEDNGFALSTWEQE; translated from the coding sequence ATGGATTTTTTAGCCTTAAGTATCGATTTGCTATTCGATTCAACGTCGTCCGAAGAAGAGGAAGAAATCCAACCAAGAACTCGTTTTCAAAGACAACCACGACGTTTTTTAAATAGAGATCGTGAAGCAGCGGGTCAATTATTGTGGAACGATTACTTTTGTGAAAATCCGACGTTTCTGGACGACATTTTCAAGAGACGATTTCGGATGCGCAAAGTTTTATTTCTCCGTATCAAAGACGGTATTCTTCAACACTTTTATACTCCTAATGCCCCCGATCATTTTACTTTTTTCCAACAACGTCCGGATGCACTTGGACGTCTTGGTTTCTCAACTATTCAAAAAATAACTTGCGCGTTACGGCAATTATCGTATGGGATGACCGCGGATATATTTGATGAATATATTAAAATGGCGGAAAAAACGGGTTATGTTACTTTAAATAATTTTTGCAAGTGTATAATTGACTTATATGGGCGGGAATATTTGAGGAAGCCTAATGCAACTGACATTGCTCGGTTGTATTCGGCGCACGAGGAGAAACATGGTTTCAAGGGAATGTTGGGTAGTATTGACTGTATACATTGGGCATGGAAAAATTGTCCCGTAGCATGGAAAGGTCAATATACGAGAGGTGATCACGGTCACCCGACGATCATGCTTGAAGCGGTTGCTTCATACGATATGTGGATATGGCATGCGTTTTTTGGGATGGCGGGTTCAAACAATGACATTAATGTGTTAAATCATTCTCCGTTGTTTGATTCCCTTCGTAAGGATAGAGCCGCACCTTCACCGTTTGAAGTAAACGGAAACCAGTATCCCTTTGGTTACTACTTGGCGGACGGGATATATCCCGATTGGACAACACTAATAAAGGGGTACACGACTCCAATTGAAGAGCCTAGAAAAAAATTTACTAGATTTCAAGCGAGTGCTAGAAAGGATGTTGAGCGTACATTTGGTGTTTTACAAGGTCGGTTTGCGATTTTAAAAACACCGGCACGAGTTATGAGTGTTAATAAGATGAGAAGGATAATGTATAGTTGTATTGTTATGTACAACATGATACAAGAAGATAACGGGTTTGCGTTAAGTACTTGGGAACAAGAATAG
- the LOC139863297 gene encoding 16 kDa phloem protein 1-like, which translates to MTIGIMEVNLVDAHGLKKSDFLNKIDPYVLIQYRSQEHKSTIAKGQGSNHKWNEKFTFRVEYPGEDKQPKLVLKIMDHDTFSSDDNLGQTTIYLKELLELGVENGSAELHPQKFRVVDSNESYCGDIRVGVTFTPRVETEAYAQDFGGWKESQCQNRRM; encoded by the exons ATGACAATTGGAATAATGGAGGTAAATCTTGTTGATGCTCACGGTCTTAAAAAGTCCGATTTCCTCA ACAAAATAGATCCATATGTATTAATCCAATACAGGAGTCAAGAGCATAAGAGCACTATTGCCAAAG GGCAGGGAAGTAATCATAAGTGGAACGAAAAGTTCACTTTTAGGGTAGAATATCCAGGTGAGGACAAGCAACCTAAGCTTGTTCTAAAGATAATGGATCATGACACCTTCTCATCTGATGACAACTTAGGACAAACAAC GATATACTTGAAAGAACTTTTGGAACTAGGAGTGGAGAATGGAAGCGCTGAACTACATCCTCAAAAGTTTCGTGTTGTGGATAGTAACGAAAGCTACTGTGGAGATATTCGAGTTGGTGTAACCTTCACCCCGAGG GTTGAAACCGAAGCGTATGCACAAGACTTTGGAGGATGGAAGGAGAGTCAATGTCAGAATAGGAGAATGTAG
- the LOC139862971 gene encoding F-box protein CPR1-like, with translation MDVVGEILARLDVEDVLRCKSVCKSWYNYLSTSYFVNKVHLKHSINRNREHGDLRIQLHYKFFYSTNNMVGSCNGLVCISFFKKRDRFLVTNPSTREVRELPMLLPYKFNNRVVWGFGYDSTTDDYKVVFGSDKSNHHMGFQVLSLKSNKWKYTVGECDDYLTYNAHHRFLAGVLYDGALHWFVNDMKKNKTVILSYDLSLDKFKEVPQPCDAKYVCGDEHENILGVFEGCLCIIRPYDLVSDDCHAWVMRNYNCWQMLPHDYQGNKYAAPAATIAYKLDRLPNNTWRLCDDDKGNVDLSSQDWFNIPAPIYVKSLVSPYLFMKPSNNNNNNKRELDSSFEKPEKKNKKRIFLSL, from the coding sequence ATGGATGTGGTGGGTGAGATACTTGCAAGGTTGGATGTAGAAGATGTTCTCCGATGCAAGAGTGTTTGTAAGTCATGGTATAATTATTTATCAACTAGTTATTTTGTTAATAAAGTTCATCTAAAACATAGTATTAATAGGAATCGTGAGCATGGAGATTTAAGAATTCAATTACATTATAAATTCTTTTATAGCACTAATAACATGGTTGGTTCATGTAACGGCCTTGTTTGCAtctctttttttaaaaaaagagaTAGATTTTTAGTAACTAATCCTTCCACTCGGGAGGTTAGAGAACTGCCAATGCTTCTTCCTTACAAGTTCAACAATAGAGTCGTATGGGGTTTTGGTTATGATTCTACCACGGATGATTACAAGGTTGTTTTTGGTAGTGATAAATCCAATCATCATATGGGTTTTCAAGTGTTATCTTTAAAGTCGAATAAATGGAAATACACCGTCGGAGAATGTGATGACTATTTAACTTATAATGCTCATCATCGTTTTCTTGCCGGTGTTTTATACGATGGGGCGCTTCATTGGTTTGTGAATGATATGAAGAAGAACAAAACTGTTATTCTTTCTTACGATTTATCTCTAGACAAATTCAAAGAAGTCCCCCAACCATGTGATGCGAAATATGTATGTGGTGATGAGCATGAAAACATACTAGGAGTGTTTGAAGGATGTCTATGCATAATTCGACCATATGATTTGGTTAGTGATGACTGCCACGCATGGGTGATGAGAAACTATAATTGTTGGCAAATGCTTCCACATGATTACCAAGGTAATAAGTATGCTGCTCCTGCTGCCACTATTGCGTACAAGCTCGATCGCCTTCCAAACAACACTTGGCGTTTATGTGATGATGATAAAGGAAATGTAGATCTGTCTTCGCAGGATTGGTTTAATATTCCTGCCCCAATATATGTCAAGTCACTTGTATCTCCCTATCTCTTCATGAAaccaagcaacaacaacaacaacaacaagagggAATTGGATTCTAGTTTTGAGAAACCAGAGAAAAAGAATAAAAAGAGGATATTCTTATCATTATGA
- the LOC139864792 gene encoding 16 kDa phloem protein 1-like, which yields MTIGIMEVNLVDAHGLTKSDFLNNIDPYVLIKYKSQEHKSTVAKGQGSNPKWNEKFSFRVEFPGADEQPKLVLKIMDHDTFSADDYIGQTTIYLKEVLELGVENGTAEIRTQKYSVVNSSETYSGDIRVGITFTPREETETYGQEFGGWKENRW from the exons ATGACGATCGGAATAATGGAGGTGAATCTGGTGGATGCTCACGGTCTCACCAAATCCGATTTCCTCA ACAACATAGATCCATATGTGCTGATCAAATACAAGAGTCAAGAGCACAAGAGCACTGTTGCCAAAG GACAAGGTAGCAACCCAAAGTGGAACGAAAAATTCAGCTTCAGGGTAGAGTTTCCTGGAGCAGATGAACAGCCTAAACTTGTTCTCAAGATCATGGACCATGACACCTTCTCAGCTGATGACTACATTGGTCAAACAAC GATCTACTTGAAAGAAGTACTGGAATTAGGAGTGGAAAATGGAACCGCTGAGATACGTACTCAAAAGTACAGTGTTGTGAATAGTAGTGAAACCTACTCTGGAGATATTCGCGTTGGTATCACCTTCACTCCAAGG GAGGAAACCGAAACATATGGGCAAGAATTTGGAGGATGGAAAGAGAACCGGTGGTAG